The Desulfuromonas versatilis genome has a segment encoding these proteins:
- a CDS encoding c-type cytochrome: MKPLGCLLVLSALLVCGAVHPRTINAAEEQGQAAGAPSYDLKTGESVYQKACMACHSMGVAGAPRYGKAEDWKSRIDKGMEVLVRNSLEGFQGEKGLMPARGGRSDLSDEEVAAAVAYMVEGSR; this comes from the coding sequence ATGAAACCGTTGGGATGCTTGCTGGTGCTGAGTGCATTACTGGTTTGCGGTGCAGTCCACCCGCGAACCATTAACGCTGCCGAAGAGCAGGGTCAGGCCGCGGGGGCCCCATCCTATGATCTGAAAACCGGGGAGAGCGTCTACCAGAAGGCCTGCATGGCCTGCCATTCCATGGGGGTGGCGGGGGCCCCCCGCTACGGGAAGGCCGAGGATTGGAAGAGCCGAATCGACAAGGGCATGGAGGTGCTGGTCCGCAACTCCCTGGAGGGTTTCCAGGGCGAAAAGGGCCTGATGCCCGCCCGGGGTGGCAGGAGCGACCTGAGCGACGAGGAGGTCGCGGCTGCGGTGGCCTACATGGTGGAGGGCAGCCGGTAA
- the pyrR gene encoding bifunctional pyr operon transcriptional regulator/uracil phosphoribosyltransferase PyrR, with translation MAKAETIILDRTGINRALTRIAHEILERNKGVEELVLVGIRTGGDHLAAQLAQRIAEIEGVQIPLGAVDVTMYRDDLGSRGSLPMGKTDIPFPLDGRQVVLVDDVLYTGRTIRAAMDALIDIGRPRTIQLAVLIDRGHRELPIRPDYIGRNVPTSREEKIQVDFDEQQAPVEVSLVKP, from the coding sequence ATGGCGAAAGCTGAGACCATCATCCTGGACCGGACCGGAATCAACCGCGCCCTGACCCGCATCGCCCACGAAATCCTGGAGCGCAACAAAGGCGTCGAGGAACTCGTCCTGGTGGGGATCCGCACCGGCGGCGACCATCTCGCGGCGCAACTGGCCCAGCGGATCGCCGAGATCGAGGGCGTGCAGATCCCCCTGGGGGCGGTGGACGTCACCATGTACCGCGACGATCTCGGTTCGCGGGGTAGCCTGCCGATGGGCAAGACGGATATTCCCTTTCCGCTCGACGGTCGCCAGGTGGTGCTGGTGGACGACGTGCTCTACACCGGGCGCACCATCCGCGCCGCCATGGACGCGCTCATCGATATCGGCCGGCCGCGCACCATTCAGCTTGCCGTGCTGATCGACCGCGGGCACCGCGAACTGCCGATCCGCCCCGATTACATCGGCCGCAACGTGCCGACCTCCCGCGAGGAGAAGATCCAGGTCGATTTCGACGAGCAGCAGGCCCCGGTGGAAGTCAGCCTGGTCAAGCCCTGA
- the lepB gene encoding signal peptidase I, with product MSKTGEKIEDGSKTEVVVEKKSRIREWSEALIVAAILALIIRTFIVQAFKIPSGSMEDTLLIGDHLLVNKFIYGLNVPFTDSRVLSIRHPERGDVIVFEFPEDRDKSYFQRRDFIKRVVGTPGDVVEVRNKQVFVNGEPYVIPQEVHKEPDLLPPGLGPRDFMEPVRVPEGKYFVMGDNRDRSYDSRFWKFVDESEIKGLAFIKYWSWDSERNWPRFGRIGRPIR from the coding sequence ATGTCCAAAACCGGCGAAAAAATCGAAGACGGCAGCAAGACCGAGGTTGTCGTGGAAAAGAAATCCCGCATTCGGGAATGGTCCGAGGCGCTTATCGTCGCCGCGATCCTGGCGCTGATCATCCGTACCTTCATCGTTCAGGCTTTCAAGATCCCCTCGGGTTCGATGGAGGACACGCTGCTGATCGGCGATCACCTGCTGGTGAACAAGTTCATCTACGGCCTGAATGTACCCTTTACCGACAGCCGGGTCCTTTCGATCCGCCATCCCGAGCGCGGCGACGTCATCGTTTTCGAGTTTCCGGAGGATCGGGACAAGTCCTATTTCCAGCGCCGCGATTTCATCAAGCGGGTCGTCGGTACCCCGGGAGACGTGGTCGAGGTGCGCAACAAGCAGGTTTTCGTCAACGGCGAACCCTATGTCATCCCCCAGGAGGTTCACAAAGAGCCGGATCTGCTCCCCCCGGGCCTTGGCCCCAGGGACTTCATGGAACCGGTCAGGGTCCCCGAGGGGAAATACTTCGTCATGGGCGATAACCGAGACCGCTCCTACGACAGCCGGTTCTGGAAATTCGTCGATGAATCGGAGATCAAGGGGCTGGCCTTCATCAAGTACTGGTCCTGGGACAGTGAGCGCAACTGGCCCCGCTTCGGCCGCATCGGCAGGCCGATCCGCTGA
- a CDS encoding thioredoxin family protein — MRIEILGDGCAKCRALEENVRQAVAGREGEFEVMAVNDPARIAHYGLLTLPGLAIDGELKLRGKAPSVEEIARLLAGQG; from the coding sequence ATGAGAATCGAAATACTGGGAGACGGGTGCGCCAAATGTCGAGCCCTGGAGGAGAATGTTCGCCAGGCCGTGGCCGGACGGGAAGGGGAATTCGAGGTGATGGCGGTCAACGACCCTGCCCGGATTGCCCATTACGGTTTGCTGACCCTGCCGGGGTTGGCGATTGACGGCGAACTCAAACTGCGGGGTAAGGCACCGTCCGTCGAGGAGATCGCCCGGTTGCTGGCCGGCCAGGGGTGA
- a CDS encoding aspartate carbamoyltransferase catalytic subunit, giving the protein MSFRHKHILGTEQLSREDIELILDTADSFKEINSREIKKVPTLRGKTIINLFYEASTRTRTSFEIAGKRLSADTINISASASSVVKGETLEDTAKNLQAMAPDIIVMRHSASGAPHYLAKRLDCSVINAGDGAHEHPSQALLDMLTMRQVKGRIEGLKVAIIGDIAHSRVARSNLYALTRMGATVRLAGPGTMIPPGIERLGAEVHTDINEAIRDADVIIMLRIQLERQGKTLLPTLREYARFYGLNPQNLKLAKDDAIVMHPGPMNRGVEISSFVADGPQNVILDQVENGVAVRMALLYLVAGGEQAEK; this is encoded by the coding sequence ATGTCATTCCGGCACAAGCACATCCTCGGCACCGAGCAGCTTTCCCGGGAGGATATCGAGCTGATACTCGATACCGCCGACAGCTTCAAGGAGATCAACAGCCGGGAGATCAAGAAGGTTCCCACCCTGCGCGGCAAGACCATCATCAACCTGTTCTACGAGGCGAGCACCCGCACCCGGACCTCCTTCGAAATCGCCGGCAAGCGCCTTTCGGCCGACACCATCAACATCAGCGCTTCGGCCTCTTCGGTGGTCAAGGGTGAGACTCTCGAAGATACCGCTAAAAACCTCCAGGCCATGGCCCCGGATATCATCGTCATGCGCCACTCGGCCTCGGGGGCTCCCCACTACCTGGCCAAGCGCCTCGACTGCTCGGTGATCAACGCCGGCGACGGCGCCCACGAGCACCCCAGCCAGGCGCTGCTCGACATGCTGACCATGCGCCAGGTTAAGGGGCGCATCGAGGGGCTCAAGGTTGCCATCATCGGCGATATCGCCCACAGCCGCGTCGCCCGCTCCAACCTCTATGCGCTGACCCGCATGGGCGCTACCGTGCGCCTGGCCGGGCCCGGCACCATGATCCCGCCGGGGATTGAACGACTCGGCGCCGAGGTCCATACCGACATCAACGAGGCGATCCGCGACGCCGACGTGATCATAATGCTGCGCATCCAGCTCGAGCGCCAGGGCAAAACCCTGCTGCCGACTTTGCGCGAATACGCCCGCTTCTACGGGCTCAACCCGCAAAACCTCAAGCTCGCCAAGGACGACGCCATCGTCATGCACCCGGGGCCGATGAACCGCGGGGTGGAGATCTCCTCCTTCGTCGCCGACGGGCCGCAGAACGTCATCCTCGACCAGGTGGAAAACGGCGTGGCGGTGCGCATGGCGCTGCTCTACCTGGTGGCCGGCGGCGAGCAGGCTGAAAAATAA
- the carA gene encoding glutamine-hydrolyzing carbamoyl-phosphate synthase small subunit, which produces MKAILALADGRVFYGKALGTPGEVTGEVVFNTSMTGYQEILTDPSYAGEIVTMTYPLIGNYGINLEDVESVRPHLRGFVVKEASDFPSNWRSKMSLDAYLKENGIVGIQGIDTRALVRHIRDKGAQTGIISSVDLDPQSLVEKARQAPSIVGRDLVREVTCSQPYDWQEGAWDIESGYRGAVGPAKYKVVAYDFGIKRNILRNLVASGCEVKVVPADTPAEEVLAMNPDGVFLSNGPGDPEPITYAQENIRKILGKKPIFGICLGHQLLSIALGGKTYKLKFGHRGGNQPVRRGDGHDVEITSQNHGFAVDADSIKDIGVVSHINLNDNTVEGLEHKTLPAFSVQYHPEASPGPHDARYLFERFTAMMDKEKARKA; this is translated from the coding sequence ATGAAAGCAATTCTGGCTCTGGCCGACGGCCGGGTCTTTTACGGAAAAGCGCTGGGCACCCCCGGCGAGGTCACCGGCGAGGTCGTCTTCAATACCAGCATGACCGGTTACCAGGAGATCCTCACCGATCCCTCCTACGCCGGGGAAATCGTCACCATGACCTACCCGCTGATCGGCAACTACGGGATCAACCTGGAGGACGTCGAGTCCGTCCGTCCCCACCTGCGCGGTTTCGTGGTCAAAGAGGCGAGCGACTTTCCGAGCAACTGGCGCTCGAAGATGAGCCTCGACGCCTACCTCAAGGAGAACGGCATCGTCGGCATCCAGGGGATCGACACCCGCGCCCTGGTGCGCCACATCCGCGACAAGGGGGCCCAGACCGGCATCATCTCTTCGGTGGATCTTGACCCGCAGAGCCTGGTGGAGAAGGCCCGCCAGGCCCCGTCCATCGTCGGCCGCGACCTGGTGCGCGAAGTAACCTGCAGCCAGCCTTACGACTGGCAAGAAGGGGCCTGGGATATCGAATCCGGCTACCGGGGCGCCGTGGGGCCTGCCAAGTACAAGGTCGTCGCCTACGACTTCGGCATCAAGCGCAACATCCTGCGCAACCTGGTCGCTTCGGGCTGCGAAGTCAAGGTGGTGCCCGCCGACACGCCCGCCGAAGAAGTGCTGGCCATGAACCCCGACGGGGTGTTCCTGAGCAACGGCCCCGGCGACCCCGAGCCGATCACCTACGCCCAGGAAAACATCCGCAAGATCCTCGGCAAGAAGCCGATCTTCGGCATCTGTCTCGGTCACCAGCTGCTCTCCATCGCCCTGGGCGGCAAGACCTACAAGCTCAAGTTCGGCCACCGCGGCGGCAACCAGCCGGTGCGCCGCGGCGACGGCCACGACGTCGAGATCACCTCGCAGAACCACGGCTTCGCCGTGGACGCCGACTCGATCAAGGACATTGGCGTGGTCAGCCACATCAACCTCAACGACAACACCGTCGAGGGGTTGGAGCACAAGACCCTGCCGGCCTTCTCGGTGCAGTACCATCCCGAAGCGTCCCCCGGGCCCCACGACGCCCGCTACCTGTTCGAGCGCTTCACGGCGATGATGGACAAGGAAAAGGCCCGTAAGGCGTAA
- the lepA gene encoding translation elongation factor 4 yields MNKDLIRNFSIIAHIDHGKSTLADRLLEETGTLSAREKTDQFLDKMELERERGITIKAQAVRLKYKADDGREYVLNLIDTPGHVDFTYEVSRSLSACEGALLVVDASQGVEAQTLANVYLAIDQNLEVFPVLNKIDLPSAEPERVKSEIEEIIGLDTSDAVVASAKAGIGIHEILESIVRKVPPPTGDASAALKALIFDSWYDSYQGVIILVRIIDGAVKKGEKIQLMANRKTYEVLKVGVFAPHPVEVGELAAGEVGFIIAGIKVVADAKVGDTITHLHRPTEKPLSGFKEVKPMVFSGLYPIDTAEYDSLRDALEKLRLNDSSFSFEPENSLALGFGFRCGFLGLLHMEIIQERLEREFGVDLITTAPTVVYKVTTVKGEQITVESANKLPDVQYIERIEEPFILASIHVPNEFVGTVLALCEEKRGVQREIKYLTATRVMVVYELPLNEIVLDFYDRLKSITRGYASLDYEHLDYRDSRLVRLNVLINGEAVDALSLIVHNDKAQYRGRDLVSKMKEFIPRQQYEVAIQAAIGNKVIARETVKALRKDVTAKCYGGDITRKRKLLEKQKEGKKRMKQVGSVELPQEAFLAILKVKEQK; encoded by the coding sequence ATGAACAAGGACCTGATTCGAAATTTTTCCATCATCGCTCACATCGATCACGGCAAATCCACCCTGGCCGACCGCCTGCTGGAGGAGACCGGCACCCTGTCGGCGCGGGAAAAAACCGACCAGTTTCTCGACAAGATGGAACTGGAGCGCGAAAGGGGCATCACCATCAAGGCCCAGGCCGTGCGTTTGAAATATAAGGCCGACGATGGCAGGGAATACGTTCTCAATCTCATCGACACCCCCGGTCATGTCGACTTCACCTATGAGGTCAGTCGGTCTCTTTCGGCCTGCGAGGGGGCCCTGCTGGTGGTCGATGCTTCCCAGGGGGTCGAGGCCCAGACCCTGGCCAACGTTTACCTGGCCATCGACCAGAACCTCGAGGTCTTTCCCGTTTTGAACAAGATCGACCTGCCCAGCGCCGAACCCGAGCGGGTCAAATCCGAAATCGAGGAGATTATCGGCCTCGACACCTCGGACGCCGTGGTGGCCAGCGCCAAGGCCGGTATCGGCATCCACGAGATCCTCGAGTCCATCGTGCGCAAGGTCCCGCCCCCGACCGGCGATGCCTCAGCTGCCCTCAAAGCCCTGATCTTCGATTCCTGGTATGACTCCTACCAGGGGGTCATCATCCTGGTGCGCATCATCGACGGCGCTGTCAAAAAGGGTGAAAAGATCCAGTTGATGGCCAACCGCAAGACCTACGAGGTGCTCAAGGTCGGGGTTTTCGCCCCCCATCCCGTGGAGGTCGGCGAACTGGCCGCCGGGGAAGTCGGTTTCATCATCGCCGGCATCAAGGTCGTGGCCGATGCCAAGGTAGGCGACACCATCACCCACCTGCACCGCCCCACGGAAAAGCCCCTGTCCGGCTTCAAGGAAGTCAAGCCCATGGTGTTTTCGGGGCTGTACCCCATCGACACCGCGGAATACGACTCGCTGCGCGACGCCCTTGAGAAATTGCGCCTGAACGATTCGTCGTTTTCCTTCGAGCCCGAGAATTCGCTGGCGCTCGGCTTCGGCTTTCGCTGCGGCTTTCTCGGCCTGCTGCACATGGAGATCATCCAGGAGCGCCTGGAGCGGGAGTTCGGTGTCGATCTCATCACCACGGCGCCGACGGTTGTCTACAAAGTCACCACGGTCAAGGGCGAGCAGATCACCGTCGAGAGCGCCAACAAACTACCCGACGTGCAGTATATCGAGCGCATTGAGGAGCCGTTCATCCTCGCCTCGATCCATGTCCCCAACGAGTTCGTCGGTACCGTGCTCGCCCTGTGCGAAGAAAAGCGCGGAGTCCAGCGCGAGATAAAATACCTGACCGCCACCCGCGTCATGGTGGTTTACGAGCTGCCGCTCAACGAGATCGTCCTCGATTTCTACGACCGGCTCAAATCGATCACCCGCGGCTACGCCTCCCTGGATTATGAGCATCTCGACTACCGCGACAGCAGGCTGGTGCGCCTTAATGTTCTGATCAACGGAGAGGCGGTGGATGCCCTCTCGCTGATCGTGCACAACGACAAGGCCCAGTACCGCGGCCGCGACCTGGTGTCGAAGATGAAGGAATTCATCCCCCGCCAGCAGTACGAGGTCGCCATTCAGGCGGCGATCGGCAACAAGGTGATCGCCCGTGAAACGGTCAAGGCGCTGCGCAAGGACGTCACCGCCAAATGTTACGGCGGCGACATCACCCGTAAGCGCAAATTGCTCGAAAAACAGAAGGAAGGCAAAAAGCGGATGAAACAGGTTGGCAGCGTCGAACTGCCCCAGGAGGCGTTTTTGGCCATCCTCAAGGTGAAAGAACAAAAATAA
- a CDS encoding dihydroorotase, with the protein MKILIKGGRVIDPANGIDATLDILVEEGKISKIDKAIQAAGAEVIDAAGKLVTPGLVDIHVHLRDPGYEYKEDVVSGTRAAVAGGFTAVACMPNTSPVNDNKAVTLYIRHKAQEQGACRVYPVGSITKGLKGESLSEMGDLKEAGCVAFSDDGRPVCSGEMMRRALEYARPFGMPLISHAEDLSLVGEGVMNDGFVATELGLKGIPWVAEDASTARDVMLAEFTGSRLHVAHVSTKGSVEIIRAAKKRGVKVTCEATPHHFTLTDEAVRGYDTNAKMNPPLRGAEDVAAVRAGLADGTIDAIATDHAPHHYDEKNVEFNIALNGIVGLETALPLTLRLVDEGVLPLSAAVDRLTCGPARALGLPGGTLETGAAADITVIDPELKWTVEAAKLNSKSKNTPFDGWKMKGAAIHTMVGGKVVYKREG; encoded by the coding sequence ATGAAAATACTGATCAAAGGTGGCCGGGTAATCGATCCGGCCAACGGCATCGACGCTACCCTCGACATCCTGGTCGAGGAGGGCAAGATCAGCAAGATCGACAAGGCGATCCAGGCGGCAGGAGCCGAGGTGATCGACGCGGCGGGCAAGCTGGTGACTCCGGGGCTGGTGGACATCCACGTGCACCTGCGTGACCCCGGCTACGAATACAAGGAAGATGTCGTCAGCGGCACCCGGGCAGCGGTGGCCGGCGGCTTCACCGCCGTGGCCTGCATGCCCAACACCAGCCCGGTCAACGACAACAAGGCCGTCACCCTCTATATCCGCCACAAGGCCCAGGAGCAGGGCGCCTGCCGCGTCTATCCGGTGGGTAGCATCACCAAGGGGCTCAAGGGCGAAAGCCTCAGCGAAATGGGGGATCTCAAGGAAGCCGGCTGCGTGGCCTTCTCCGACGACGGGCGCCCGGTCTGCAGCGGCGAGATGATGCGCCGGGCCCTCGAATACGCCCGTCCCTTCGGCATGCCGCTGATCTCCCACGCCGAAGATCTCTCCCTGGTCGGCGAAGGGGTGATGAACGACGGCTTCGTCGCCACCGAACTGGGGCTCAAGGGGATCCCTTGGGTGGCCGAAGACGCCTCCACCGCCCGCGACGTGATGCTGGCCGAATTCACCGGCAGCCGGCTGCACGTGGCCCACGTCTCCACCAAGGGTTCGGTAGAAATCATCCGCGCGGCGAAAAAGCGCGGCGTCAAAGTCACCTGCGAGGCGACCCCGCACCATTTCACCCTGACCGACGAGGCGGTGCGCGGCTACGATACCAACGCCAAGATGAACCCGCCCCTGCGCGGCGCAGAGGACGTGGCGGCGGTCCGTGCAGGGCTTGCCGACGGCACCATCGACGCCATCGCCACCGACCATGCGCCCCACCACTACGATGAGAAGAACGTCGAGTTCAACATCGCCCTCAACGGCATCGTCGGCCTGGAAACCGCTCTGCCGCTGACCCTGCGCCTGGTGGATGAGGGCGTGCTGCCCCTCTCCGCGGCCGTCGACCGGCTGACCTGCGGACCCGCCCGCGCCCTGGGGCTGCCCGGCGGCACCCTGGAGACCGGCGCCGCCGCCGACATCACAGTGATCGATCCCGAACTGAAGTGGACCGTGGAAGCAGCCAAGCTCAACTCCAAGAGCAAAAACACCCCCTTCGACGGCTGGAAGATGAAGGGCGCCGCGATCCACACCATGGTCGGCGGAAAAGTGGTGTACAAGAGGGAAGGATAA
- a CDS encoding class II aldolase/adducin family protein, with amino-acid sequence MAQEGVIKFKLDFTLENPLPEDRLKEITAWRKLLFMLRLIGQDPARYGGFGFGNISNRIAPWDSPPNQRRFIISGTQTGGLPDLGPRHYTLVRECHWQENRVVAEGPVPPSSESLTHGTLYAMDDSIRFVIHVHSPEIWRNAGQLQIPVSAPEVAYGTPEMAEEILRILGDPIPRSKGILAMGGHEDGVVTFGRTAAEAGTCLIRYLALAYQATA; translated from the coding sequence ATGGCCCAGGAAGGCGTCATCAAATTCAAGCTCGATTTCACGCTGGAAAACCCTCTGCCCGAGGACAGGCTGAAGGAAATCACCGCCTGGCGGAAACTTCTCTTCATGCTCCGCCTCATAGGCCAGGACCCAGCCCGCTACGGCGGATTCGGCTTTGGAAATATCAGCAACAGAATCGCCCCCTGGGACTCCCCGCCCAACCAGCGCAGGTTCATTATCAGCGGAACCCAGACCGGCGGGCTGCCCGATCTGGGACCCCGGCACTATACCCTGGTGCGCGAGTGCCATTGGCAGGAAAACCGGGTGGTGGCGGAGGGGCCGGTTCCGCCCTCCTCGGAATCGCTGACCCACGGCACCCTTTATGCCATGGATGATTCAATAAGATTCGTGATCCATGTCCACTCGCCGGAAATCTGGCGCAACGCCGGGCAACTGCAGATCCCGGTTTCGGCGCCGGAGGTAGCCTACGGCACCCCGGAAATGGCGGAGGAGATTCTGCGGATCCTCGGGGACCCGATACCGCGGAGTAAAGGCATCCTGGCCATGGGGGGCCATGAGGACGGAGTGGTTACCTTCGGCCGAACAGCCGCAGAGGCCGGCACCTGCCTGATCAGATACCTGGCTCTGGCGTATCAGGCCACGGCCTGA
- the yhbY gene encoding ribosome assembly RNA-binding protein YhbY: MKALTGKQVRFLRGLGHHLKPVVMIGKSEISEKLLESVEEALLAHELIKVKLQEGCDLDRHEVAEILVGHTGAAVAQLLGKTILLYRPSESGKINLP; the protein is encoded by the coding sequence ATGAAGGCGCTTACAGGAAAACAGGTCCGCTTTCTGCGCGGACTGGGGCATCACCTCAAACCCGTGGTGATGATCGGCAAAAGTGAGATCAGTGAAAAACTGCTCGAGTCGGTCGAAGAGGCCCTGCTGGCTCACGAGCTGATCAAGGTCAAGCTCCAGGAGGGTTGCGATCTGGACCGGCATGAAGTGGCCGAGATCCTCGTCGGGCACACCGGGGCTGCGGTTGCCCAGCTGCTGGGCAAGACCATTCTCCTCTACCGGCCGAGCGAGTCCGGCAAGATCAACCTCCCCTGA